The genomic window GTGGACGCGCCATTCGCGGTCCCATCCGTGACGTCGTTGTCGGTGACGGTCTCTCCGTTGACGGTGAGCGAGGCGGTTTCAGCTACCGGATCGACCGTTGCGATGAAGTCCACATCGGTGTTGGCGGGGAACGTATCGCCGGGATTCGATCCCCACAACGTGGTGTTTTCGACGCCACCGCTGTCGCCATGAATTTGTATCTCGCCGCGACCCGATCCTGCCCGTGACAGGGCCTGCATCGAGAACGCCTTGTTATAGGAAATCTCGGAGAAGTCACCGGTGCCTACGGTTCCCTGGGGCAAACACGGGTTGTTCGTGCCGTCGTTGTGGCGGCACTGCTGCGCGTAGAACTCGAGGTCGAACTCGAGGGTGTCCGTCTGGATCTCGTTCCCGACGCTGGTGGGAATTTCCCAGTCGATGCACACACAGGGACTCTCCCACTCCGATCCGGTGCCGCTGAAGCACTCCTGGTTGCCGGGTTCGAAGAAGCCGCCGTTCTCGCCGTCCTGGACCCGACCGTGGCCGTCCAGTGGGACGCCGGTACGGATCCGGGCGAGGAACTCCGCGAGCGTTCCGCTCCAGACCGCGTTGCAGTCGGAGACGGAATCTGGTCCGAACCCGCCGTCGTTGTTCTCCTCGATCTCGCAGTACTTGACCGTGAGCTGGATGCTCTCGGCGAGTTCGCCCTGCCCGTTGTTGTCTCTGGGCTCGGGCTCTGTGTAGCCGTTCTCGAAGTTGGCGGTCATCTGGCCGCAGAGCCAGAGGTAGGCCGGGTTCGTCTCGATGCGGGGACAGAAGGCGAGCAGACCGCTATCGCCCGGCTTCACGTCGTCGAGCTCGGCGGTGACGGCGTTGCCGTCGGCCGTGCCGGAGACGAGACCAGTGCCGGCCCGCCCCTGGTTCCAGTACGAGTAGTAGTCGACCAGCAGGTCGAGGGATCCGGCCGTGATGACGTTGTCTTCGAACGATTCCTCGTCTGTGAAGTACGCGCTCGTCCCGACGGCAGCACCCGCGGACGCGACGCCGATGGCGCCGAGTCCGCCGAGCACCCGTCGTCGGGTCAGATTGACGGTCTCTTTGTCGGTCATGGTTGGCCCCGATCGAGACCGGAACGGTCGGTTCCGGCCGTCGGGTTGGATCGTCCAACGGAGGACACCACCTTTGTTACACGATCTGATCCACGGACCGAACCCGTCGTTCGACGCGGCCTCGCGAGTCCGAACGTCGCGTTCGGCGACCGTCGATTGGGTCGAACGGACCGTTCGACGAGCGCATCGACGGGTGAACGGCCGATTCACCGAGCTGGATGCGTCCCTCTGTCCAGGGTTGTCACGGGCTACGGGCGGCTACGGGCGCACCCGCTCCCCGACGCACTCCCACGAATAGGGCTGTCGGCACGTCACCCCGATCGCAGGTCCGCCTCGAACGGTCGGAAGCAGTACCGTCGTCGTCCAGGTGGCATCGACCCGCTCGGGCCGTCGGCGGATCCGTCCAACAGCCTTCTGGCGACATCGCGGTCCTCGGACGGACGGTTCCTGGTAACCGCAGTACTCATAGTGGAACGAAGCAGGCGTCTACGACGGGCGTAGTCGGATCGTACTGATAGGGGACCACTGATATGGGGCCACTGGGGTGGGAGGGAGACCGGGCCGCCGCGTGCAGGTTCGCGTTCTCCGTCGAGGACCGCCGCTCCAGTAGCCCAGGTACCACACGGATGTTCCGAACGTCGACGATCCCCGAAGCCGAGATCTACGAGGTGCTGGCGAACGATCGCCGTCGCGCGACGCTCCGCGCGCTTGCGCGGTCCTCCGAGGACCGCGGGATCCCGCTCTCGGATCTCGCCACGGCGGTCGCCGAACGCGAGACGGGAGCGTCGCCACCGCCGGCCGCCGCCAGGGAGAGCGTGTACAACTCGCTCCACCAGACGCATCTCCCGATGCTCGACGAACTCGAGATCGTCCGGTACGATCACGACGCGCGGACAGTCTACCGGCGGGACCGGGTCCGCGACGTCGAGCGGTACATGGAGGTCGTCTCGGCGCTCGGGATCAGCTGGAGTGAGCTCTACCGCACGCTTGGCGTCTGCTCACTCGGGCTCGTGACGACCGCGCTCGCTGGCGTCGACCCGGTGGCGGGCGTCGACCCGCTGCTCTGGGCGATCGCGTCGCTGGTGACCTTCGCCGTCGCGATCGCAGCCCAGTTGTGGTCGAACCGGCGGTACGTCCGGCGCGGGCGCTCCGGGTAACCGGGCTCACTGCAACCGGAATCCCCAGGGAGCACCTGACCGAGGTTGTCACCGTTCGAACGAAGGTGAGCAGCAGCGTTCACAGCACGACGCGCTCCACGTCCGCGTGCCCAGCGCGCCGGACGACGGCCCGCACGGGGTCCTTCGCACCCGCGAGGTTGTCGGTGTCGCCGTCGAGCACGCACAGCTTCGCCGGTCGGCCTGCCTCGAGCACGCCCCAGTCGAGGCCCGCGATCTCCGCCCCGCGGTAGGTCGCCATCGCGAGCACCTCGGCGCTGGGGAGACCGGTCCACTTCGCGGTGAACGCCATCTCCCGGAACATCGACGGCGAGTTGAGGAACACGTTGTCTGTGCCGAGCGCGACGGTGGTCCGCTCGGCGAGGTCGGCGATCGGTGGCAGCCCGACGTCGGTGACGAGGTTCGATCGCGGACAGACGACCACCGGCGTCTGGCGGTCGTCGAGTCGGTCGAGGTGGTCATCCGTCGCGTGGACCATGTGAACGAGGAAGTCGGGGTCGAGATCCATCGCGGGATCGACGTCGCTCGCGTCGACCTCGCCGGCGTGGATGCCGAAGGGCTTCCCAGCTTCGCGGGCTGCGGCGCGCTCGGCCTCGAAGTTCGCGTCGTTCGCGCCGGAGGCGCCGTAACCGTCGGCAGTATCGAGCACCTCGATCTCCTCCCGGCCCATGATCACCGGCTCGAGGTCGACGCCCTCCGCGTCGGCGGCCGCCCGCAGCTGTTCGACGCCCGCGACGCCGCCTTCACGAAATTCGATGCATGCGCCCGTACCGCCGGCCTGCATATACCGAAGGGAGCGTTCCATCGCCGCAATCAACTCCTCGGGGTCGGCCTGGCGGAGGAGTCGGTGTTTCAGTCCGTCCGGCGGTGCGACGAGTTCCTCGAGCGAGAGTCCCTCACCGGCCCCCTTGGCGATGGAGTCTCCGAGGTGCGTGTGAGCGTTGACGAACGCCGGCAGGACGATCCGGTCGGAATCGACGCCGTCGCTCGACGGCGCCTCCTCGATCGCGCTGATCTCGCCGTCCTCGACGTAGATGGTCCCCTCGACCGGTTCGAAGTCCCGTCCGCGCAGGATCGTCCCCGACAGCTCCATGCCCGCCCGTTCGGCGGCCGGTGCTTAGTACCCGACGCTCGCGGAGCTGCCCGCTGTGCCACGTCCCGTCGTCCCTCGCTCCGCTCGGTCCTTCCCTCGGTGCGTCGTTCGCCGGGTGCGCCCTACTCGCTCAGTCGCGCGTACTCCTCGTCCGTCAGTTCGATCTGACTGGCTGCCACGTTCTGTTCGAGGTGTTCGACGCTGGAGGTGCCGGGGATCGGGAGGATCACCGGCGAGTGTTCGAGCAGCCACGCTAGCGCGATCTGCTGGGGCGTCGCGTCGTGGGCCTCGGCGACGTCGGCGACGACGGACTCCTTCGAACCGAGGTCGCCACCGCCGAGCGGGAACCACGGGATGAAGCCGATGCCGGCGTCTTCGCAGGCCTCGAGCACGGCCTCGTCCTCGCGGTTCCCGACGTTGTACTGGTTCTGGACGGTCGCGATCTCGACGACGTCCCGGGCCCGTTCGAGCTGCTCGACGGAGACGTTGCTGAGTCCGATGTGCTCGACGAACCCGTCGTCTTTGAGTTCCGCGAACGTCTGGACGGCCTCCTCGAAGTCCACGTCGGGATCGGGCCGGTGGTACTGGTAGAGGTCGATCGTGTCGACGCCGAGCCGGTCCCGGCTGACGAGCACCTGATTCCGAACGTAGTCCGGATCGCCGTGCTTGAGCCACTCGCCGCCGGCTTCCCGAAGCAGACCGGCCTTGGTCGCGAGGACGACGTCGTCCTGGTCGTACTCGTCGTGGGCCTCGATGGCCTCGCGGAGGATGCGCTCGCTGACGCCGGGGCCGTAGGAGTCTGCAGTGTCGATCACGTCAACGCCGAGATCGAGTGCACGCTGGACCACCCGGCGGGCTTCGGCCTCGTCGTTTGGCCGGCCGATGATATTCTCGCCGGTCAGTCGCATCGCACCGAAGCCGAGCCGGTGGACGGTCAGGTCGCCGCCGATGTCGAACGTGCCGCTCTCGTTTGCTGGCATGCATCGAGCTGCGTACGGCTGGGTCAAGGGGTTTTGCGTCGGCGAACCCCGGAACGTGCGTCGGCGAACCCCGGCCGAGGATGCTCTCCGCTACTCCTCGCCAGTGAACTCCGAGAGCGTCGCGGGATAGCCGCGGACCTCGGTGACGAGTACGTCGTCGACGTCGATGCCGAGCACGTCGACGGCGGCGGGCCCGACGGCTTCGGTGCGTGTCTGGGGCGCGTAGACACCCAATCGCCCCTGGGAG from Salinarchaeum sp. Harcht-Bsk1 includes these protein-coding regions:
- a CDS encoding SipW-dependent-type signal peptide-containing protein, producing the protein MTDKETVNLTRRRVLGGLGAIGVASAGAAVGTSAYFTDEESFEDNVITAGSLDLLVDYYSYWNQGRAGTGLVSGTADGNAVTAELDDVKPGDSGLLAFCPRIETNPAYLWLCGQMTANFENGYTEPEPRDNNGQGELAESIQLTVKYCEIEENNDGGFGPDSVSDCNAVWSGTLAEFLARIRTGVPLDGHGRVQDGENGGFFEPGNQECFSGTGSEWESPCVCIDWEIPTSVGNEIQTDTLEFDLEFYAQQCRHNDGTNNPCLPQGTVGTGDFSEISYNKAFSMQALSRAGSGRGEIQIHGDSGGVENTTLWGSNPGDTFPANTDVDFIATVDPVAETASLTVNGETVTDNDVTDGTANGASTGEPEWPGGVPNEVNVALTASSGDANVTTVVKEVDLNGASVNPDNIDATDGLTFLAIENVPATNTVTVEGTLRFEGSTSDFDGQDFVGIDWQ
- a CDS encoding amidohydrolase family protein — translated: MELSGTILRGRDFEPVEGTIYVEDGEISAIEEAPSSDGVDSDRIVLPAFVNAHTHLGDSIAKGAGEGLSLEELVAPPDGLKHRLLRQADPEELIAAMERSLRYMQAGGTGACIEFREGGVAGVEQLRAAADAEGVDLEPVIMGREEIEVLDTADGYGASGANDANFEAERAAAREAGKPFGIHAGEVDASDVDPAMDLDPDFLVHMVHATDDHLDRLDDRQTPVVVCPRSNLVTDVGLPPIADLAERTTVALGTDNVFLNSPSMFREMAFTAKWTGLPSAEVLAMATYRGAEIAGLDWGVLEAGRPAKLCVLDGDTDNLAGAKDPVRAVVRRAGHADVERVVL
- a CDS encoding aldo/keto reductase, yielding MPANESGTFDIGGDLTVHRLGFGAMRLTGENIIGRPNDEAEARRVVQRALDLGVDVIDTADSYGPGVSERILREAIEAHDEYDQDDVVLATKAGLLREAGGEWLKHGDPDYVRNQVLVSRDRLGVDTIDLYQYHRPDPDVDFEEAVQTFAELKDDGFVEHIGLSNVSVEQLERARDVVEIATVQNQYNVGNREDEAVLEACEDAGIGFIPWFPLGGGDLGSKESVVADVAEAHDATPQQIALAWLLEHSPVILPIPGTSSVEHLEQNVAASQIELTDEEYARLSE